The following are encoded together in the Primulina tabacum isolate GXHZ01 chromosome 18, ASM2559414v2, whole genome shotgun sequence genome:
- the LOC142532668 gene encoding uncharacterized protein LOC142532668 produces MGTLQWTHFPAFFCIFLVIANGQGPASSPFNTPAAPNIVPPPVTAPTSSPTTAPPQYPPVSSPSQSPELLPPPPTIPPPVPPPTVPPPVPPPTVSVPPPPPPPTVLPPATSPAPVQVLPPASPPVILEPVSPPTTPPVQAPAPTITSPAPAPAPELVTSPAPAPGKHKKKKQKHKHHHAPAPAPTILSPPAPPKVLKADETTPAPAPTLDLSGGVSIHQLRRTRMPATAGLIVATLLAAMAFCS; encoded by the exons ATGGGAACTTTACAATGGACTCATTTCCCAGCTTTCTTCTGCATTTTCTTGGTGATAGCAAATGGCCAAGGACCGGCATCTTCGCCTTTTAATACGCCAGCTGCCCCGAATATAGTCCCGCCTCCAGTAACTGCGCCTACTTCAAGTCCAACAACCGCACCGCCACAATATCCACCAGTCTCAAGTCCATCACAGTCACCTGAATTGCTGCCTCCACCACCTACTATTCCACCACCAGTACCACCGCCAACAGTTCCACCACCTGTACCACCGCCAACAGTATCagttccaccaccaccaccaccgccaaCTGTTCTGCCACCAGCGACGTCCCCAGCACCAGTGCAAGTGCTGCCACCAGCATCTCCACCCGTGATACTAGAACCAGTGTCACCACCTACCACACCACCAGTACAAGCACCTGCACCAACAATAACCTCACCTGCACCGGCACCGGCACCTGAATTAGTCACATCACCTGCACCAGCACCTGGAAAACACAAAAAAAAGAAGCAAAAGCACAAGCATCATCACGCACCAGCACCGGCACCAACTATTTTAAGTCCTCCGGCACCTCCTAAAGTTCTAAAAGCCGATGAAACAACACCAGCACCAGCGCCAACCTTAGATTTG AGTGGAGGGGTATCCATTCATCAGCTGAGAAGAACTAGAATGCCGGCGACTGCAGGACTGATTGTGGCTACCCTTTTGGCTGCCATGGCATTCTGTTCCTAA